Proteins from a genomic interval of Acidiferrobacterales bacterium:
- a CDS encoding amino acid ABC transporter permease: MIETITSFFLQLADDYPRWNFIFFYDSFQWWRLVGGLKMTVLLSVACVLLSVVIGIVGAWLQGSPKRWVRLLVQGYIQFFRNTPPFVQLLFFYFALGQITPTITGPDGWTEVPLISNVGWAIISLSFFAGSFNVEIFRAGIEAVPESTREAADSLGFSRFQSYVELILPLAFRVSLPALNNNLVNLIKTTTQAIGIAVPELLYECVGIWNDYPSALYPTMTVLFVVFIILVGILVAGMHKWEHSMKIPGYGSS, encoded by the coding sequence ATGATTGAGACGATCACGTCATTTTTTCTCCAGCTGGCGGACGACTATCCTCGCTGGAACTTCATTTTCTTTTACGATTCGTTTCAATGGTGGCGACTTGTAGGCGGATTGAAAATGACGGTCCTGTTGTCCGTCGCCTGTGTGCTGCTGTCGGTCGTCATCGGCATCGTCGGTGCCTGGCTGCAAGGCTCACCCAAGCGCTGGGTGCGGTTGCTGGTACAGGGATACATCCAGTTCTTCCGCAACACACCGCCATTTGTCCAGTTGCTGTTCTTTTACTTCGCGCTGGGGCAGATCACACCCACGATCACCGGTCCCGATGGCTGGACCGAAGTGCCTTTGATCTCGAATGTCGGCTGGGCGATCATCTCACTGTCGTTTTTTGCCGGATCGTTCAACGTTGAGATTTTCAGGGCCGGCATTGAGGCAGTTCCGGAGTCCACCCGGGAGGCTGCTGATTCACTGGGGTTTTCCAGATTCCAGTCTTACGTGGAACTGATTCTGCCGCTGGCATTTCGGGTCTCCCTGCCGGCACTGAACAACAATCTGGTGAACCTGATCAAGACCACTACCCAGGCGATCGGAATTGCGGTACCCGAACTGCTCTACGAATGCGTGGGCATCTGGAACGACTATCCAAGCGCACTTTATCCGACGATGACGGTGCTGTTCGTTGTTTTCATCATACTGGTGGGGATTCTTGTCGCTGGCATGCACAAGTGGGAGCATTCCATGAAGATTCCAGGCTACGGATCATCATGA
- a CDS encoding M23 family metallopeptidase, with amino-acid sequence MSGISSAVVALFALWLPLAFSPAGAEIRSDASTGASLDGSFTQGGLIIGTTRPGAKVVFNGNPVRVSGQGKFLIGFGRDAKPLWPLVIEYPDGQLFTSEVEISKREYDIQRIDGLAPSMVTPSEEDLERIVQETALINKARKIDDERTDFLEPFDWPVHGIITGVYGSQRILNGEPRRPHYGIDIAVPADTPVRAPASGIVTVAHPDMYFSGGTVIIDHGHGLSSAFLHLGGILVTEGEHVKKGQPFATVGSSGRSTGAHLDWRINLFSSRLDVGLLVGEMPPLD; translated from the coding sequence GTGTCTGGAATTTCGAGTGCTGTCGTTGCGCTTTTTGCACTTTGGCTGCCACTCGCTTTCAGTCCGGCCGGTGCTGAGATCAGGTCGGATGCGTCAACCGGGGCCTCGCTCGACGGAAGTTTTACCCAGGGCGGGCTGATTATCGGTACCACCAGGCCCGGCGCGAAAGTCGTGTTCAACGGGAATCCGGTACGTGTCTCCGGACAGGGCAAGTTTCTGATCGGATTCGGACGCGATGCAAAGCCCTTGTGGCCACTGGTCATCGAGTACCCTGATGGCCAACTTTTCACGAGTGAAGTTGAGATATCGAAACGTGAATATGACATCCAGCGCATTGATGGCCTTGCGCCGAGCATGGTTACCCCCTCGGAAGAGGACCTTGAAAGAATTGTTCAGGAAACCGCACTCATAAATAAAGCACGGAAGATTGATGATGAAAGAACGGATTTTCTCGAACCGTTTGACTGGCCGGTCCATGGAATCATCACCGGTGTATACGGCAGCCAGCGAATCCTGAATGGTGAGCCGCGAAGACCACATTATGGCATTGACATCGCGGTGCCTGCCGATACGCCTGTGCGCGCACCGGCATCCGGCATTGTTACCGTTGCACACCCTGATATGTACTTTTCAGGCGGCACAGTGATCATTGATCACGGACATGGATTGTCCTCAGCCTTCTTGCATCTTGGAGGAATTCTTGTCACAGAGGGGGAGCATGTGAAGAAAGGACAGCCGTTTGCGACCGTCGGGTCATCGGGCAGAAGTACCGGCGCACACCTCGATTGGCGAATCAATCTTTTTTCGAGTCGGCTTGATGTCGGACTGCTTGTCGGCGAGATGCCGCCGCTCGACTGA
- a CDS encoding transporter substrate-binding domain-containing protein, which translates to MKKKAITLTTLIALTFGWAGIVVAECTNDVWNKIMNRGKIVIGVKADYKPWGYRDSDGSLVGMEIDMAMDVGSTLGVEVELVPVQSSNRMQFLEQGKTDMFIATMSDREDRRKIVGIPQPNYYTSGTNIMSPKALGFKEWEELRGKSVCGKQGAFYNKIVTERYGVNIVAFTGNAEAKQALRDKKCVAWVYDDSSIGSDLASGDSMRSKCRSCLKMTIHGGWLCRLPRMIAYSAASCPVWSSVGIRVAS; encoded by the coding sequence ATGAAGAAGAAAGCTATAACACTGACGACACTGATTGCATTGACATTTGGATGGGCCGGCATAGTTGTTGCCGAGTGTACGAATGACGTCTGGAACAAGATCATGAATCGCGGCAAGATTGTGATCGGTGTCAAGGCGGACTACAAGCCTTGGGGATACCGTGATTCCGATGGGAGTCTGGTCGGTATGGAAATTGACATGGCGATGGATGTCGGCTCCACCTTGGGCGTGGAAGTGGAATTGGTCCCAGTCCAGTCATCCAACCGCATGCAGTTTCTTGAACAGGGAAAGACTGACATGTTCATCGCGACGATGTCAGATCGCGAGGACCGGCGGAAAATTGTCGGCATTCCTCAGCCGAACTACTACACATCAGGCACCAACATCATGTCGCCCAAAGCACTTGGTTTCAAGGAATGGGAGGAATTGCGCGGCAAGTCGGTATGCGGAAAACAGGGGGCTTTCTATAACAAGATTGTCACCGAACGGTACGGCGTGAATATCGTCGCATTCACAGGCAATGCGGAAGCCAAACAGGCTTTGCGCGACAAAAAGTGCGTCGCCTGGGTGTATGACGATTCCTCGATCGGCTCCGATCTGGCATCAGGAGATTCGATGCGTTCGAAATGCCGCTCATGTCTGAAGATGACAATCCATGGGGGCTGGCTGTGCCGCTTGCCGAGAATGATTGCATATTCGGCCGCTTCATGTCCGGTATGGTCTTCAGTTGGCATCAGAGTGGCCAGCTGA
- the thrC gene encoding threonine synthase → MDYISTRGNSPVIDFEHAATCGLAADGGLYVPASWPKFSRDEIATLKGLSYTQIAERVIARFVGDTISPQQLGLLIESAYEDFDDPQIAPVRELREGLYLLELFHGPTLSFKDYALQFLGRFMDWSLRRNSQRLTVVGATSGDTGSAAISAVGGCPVIELYMLHPFQKVSDMQRRQMTTNQDHNIFNYAVDGTFDDCQAMVKEIFNDNEMRMHRSLGAVNSINWGRITAQVVYYFHAAVQLGAPQTAVSFAVPTGNFGNVFAGYTASCMGLPIERMIVCSNENDILTRFFETGVMKKQGVRQTVTPSMDIEVSSNFERFLFDLLDRDGHEVTELMRQLRENGQFEVDPDTLHRARSHFDAIRADQRETCDAIARLYSETGMIIDPHSAVALSAVDHFDSDSDSPLVVISTAHPAKFPDTIERSVSAGVQVPSRLAGLLDMPERYRRISSNPDELKKLMLAA, encoded by the coding sequence GTGGACTACATCAGCACACGAGGGAATTCCCCTGTCATTGACTTTGAGCATGCCGCGACCTGTGGACTCGCAGCCGACGGCGGCTTGTACGTGCCGGCATCGTGGCCGAAGTTCAGCCGCGACGAAATCGCCACACTGAAAGGGTTGTCCTATACACAGATCGCCGAAAGGGTAATCGCCCGCTTTGTGGGCGACACCATCTCCCCCCAACAGTTGGGACTGCTGATTGAATCCGCTTACGAGGACTTCGATGACCCGCAGATTGCACCTGTCCGCGAGCTTCGGGAAGGGCTGTACCTGCTGGAACTGTTCCACGGACCGACACTGTCGTTCAAGGACTACGCATTGCAGTTTCTGGGACGTTTCATGGACTGGAGCCTTCGGCGAAACAGTCAGCGGCTCACAGTAGTTGGAGCGACATCCGGTGATACCGGGTCTGCTGCAATCAGTGCGGTTGGCGGATGTCCGGTGATCGAACTTTATATGCTGCACCCGTTTCAAAAGGTGTCAGACATGCAACGACGTCAAATGACAACCAATCAGGACCACAACATATTCAACTACGCGGTCGACGGCACTTTCGATGACTGTCAGGCAATGGTCAAGGAAATTTTCAACGACAACGAAATGCGCATGCACCGATCACTCGGTGCCGTAAACTCCATCAATTGGGGAAGAATAACCGCGCAGGTTGTCTACTACTTTCACGCGGCCGTTCAGTTAGGTGCGCCACAAACAGCGGTTTCCTTTGCCGTGCCCACCGGGAACTTCGGCAATGTTTTCGCAGGGTATACCGCATCCTGTATGGGGCTGCCGATCGAGAGGATGATTGTGTGCTCCAACGAGAACGATATTCTGACCCGATTCTTTGAGACCGGTGTGATGAAAAAACAGGGCGTGAGACAAACCGTGACTCCGAGCATGGATATTGAGGTGTCGAGCAACTTTGAAAGGTTTCTGTTTGACTTGCTCGATCGCGACGGTCACGAGGTGACAGAACTGATGCGCCAGTTGCGGGAAAATGGACAATTTGAGGTTGATCCGGATACGCTGCACAGAGCTCGCAGCCACTTCGATGCTATTCGTGCGGACCAACGGGAGACCTGTGATGCGATTGCCAGGCTGTATTCGGAAACCGGCATGATTATCGATCCGCATAGTGCTGTCGCCCTTTCAGCCGTTGATCATTTTGACTCCGATTCCGACAGTCCGTTGGTCGTGATATCAACCGCCCATCCGGCCAAGTTTCCAGATACCATCGAACGATCAGTCAGTGCCGGTGTGCAGGTTCCGTCACGGTTGGCGGGCCTGCTGGACATGCCGGAGCGTTACAGGCGAATTTCCAGCAATCCGGACGAACTGAAAAAACTGATGCTTGCTGCCTGA
- a CDS encoding amino acid ABC transporter permease, whose product MRGSRPIPGLQARASTDLPVLLPYRYRGTDENGLVGFSSWLVSAAPWIVPVAFALCLIWPLTALAAGYGYDDAIKALFKWLPFLFLSGFLFNLLISVLTMMIGTMAGVLLGIAQISPIWAIRFAAKFTTQLFRNSPWLVLLFIVLLALPFEITIGGMIISVPDWFKAVFGLSLPIMANISEVVRGAIQSVPTGQWEAAESLAFSRRQILWQIILPQCFKRMIPPWMNWYAILTMATPLCSLLGVEELITLSRQAIESENNHPELLVPFYSFALMIFFVYCYPIARLTIRLEKRYAVKL is encoded by the coding sequence ATGAGGGGTTCACGGCCCATACCCGGGCTTCAGGCGCGCGCGAGCACCGACTTGCCGGTACTGTTGCCTTACCGATATCGGGGAACTGACGAAAATGGACTGGTTGGATTCAGCAGCTGGCTGGTCAGCGCCGCTCCCTGGATTGTTCCAGTCGCCTTTGCGCTGTGCCTGATCTGGCCGCTCACCGCGCTGGCCGCAGGTTATGGATATGACGATGCGATCAAGGCGCTGTTCAAGTGGCTTCCTTTTCTATTCTTGAGTGGTTTTCTGTTCAATCTGCTGATCTCGGTTCTGACCATGATGATCGGCACCATGGCCGGCGTTCTATTGGGAATCGCCCAGATTTCACCGATTTGGGCAATCCGGTTTGCGGCCAAGTTCACGACCCAGTTATTTCGCAATTCTCCATGGTTGGTGCTTCTGTTCATCGTGCTGCTGGCGTTACCGTTCGAGATTACGATAGGCGGAATGATCATTTCTGTACCCGACTGGTTCAAAGCGGTGTTCGGATTGTCATTGCCCATCATGGCGAACATATCTGAAGTGGTTCGCGGCGCAATCCAGTCGGTACCGACAGGCCAGTGGGAAGCGGCCGAGTCGTTGGCTTTCAGCAGAAGGCAGATTCTTTGGCAGATCATTCTGCCTCAATGTTTCAAGCGGATGATTCCACCATGGATGAACTGGTATGCGATCCTGACGATGGCCACGCCGTTGTGCTCGCTGCTGGGCGTGGAAGAACTGATCACCTTGAGCAGGCAGGCAATCGAGTCGGAAAACAACCATCCGGAACTGCTTGTGCCGTTTTACAGTTTCGCGTTAATGATATTCTTCGTATATTGTTATCCTATCGCACGACTGACGATTCGACTGGAGAAACGTTATGCCGTCAAGCTTTGA